The Myotis daubentonii chromosome 9, mMyoDau2.1, whole genome shotgun sequence genome has a segment encoding these proteins:
- the LOC132242279 gene encoding olfactory receptor 8K3-like, producing the protein METQNLTVLNEFILTGITDRPELQAPLFGLFLIIYVISVVGNLGMIILTKVDSRLQTPMYFFLRHLAFTDLGYSTTVGPKMLANFVVGQNTISYYFCAIQLAFFLVFIVSEIFILSAMSYDRYVAICNPLLYQVVMSQRLCQLLVAIPYLYSTFVSLLVTIKIFNLPFCGYNVVRHFYCDSLPLLSLLCSNTHEVEMIILSLAGFDLISSLLVVLVSYLLILESILRMNSAEGRYKAFSTCGSHLTVVIVFYGTLLFMYVQPESSHSFDSDKVASIFYTLVIPMLNPLIYSLRNKGVKCALQRVWKKLCNTFS; encoded by the coding sequence ATGGAAACACAAAATCTAACAGTGTTAAATGAATTCATTCTCACGGGGATCACAGACCGCCCTGAGCTGCAGGCTCCATTATTTGGACTCTTCTTGATTATCTATGTGATCTCCGTGGTGGGCAACTTGGGCATGATCATCCTCACCAAGGTGGACTCCAGGCTCCAAACACCCATGTACTTCTTTCTCAGACACCTGGCTTTCACTGATCTTGGTTATTCAACAACTGTGGGAcccaaaatgttagcaaatttTGTTGTGGGTCAAAACACAATCTCCTATTATTTTTGTGCTATACAACTAGCcttttttcttgtgtttattgTTAGTGAAATTTTTATTCTATCCGCAATGTCCTACGACCGTTATGTGGCCATCTGTAACCCTCTGCTTTACCAAGTCGTCATGTCACAAAGGCTATGTCAGCTGCTGGTGGCGATTCCCTATCTCTATAGTACATTTGTTTCTCTCCTAGTCACCATAAAGATTTTCAATTTACCTTTCTGTGGCTACAATGTTGTCCGTCACTTCTACTGTGACAGTCTCCCCTTGTTATCATTGCTCTGCTCAAATACACATGAAGTTGAAATGATTATTCTGAGTTTAGCTGGTTTTGATTTGATTTCATCCCTTCTGGTAGTTCTCGTGTCTTACCTCCTCATTCTTGAATCCATTCTCAGGATGAACTCTGCTGAGGGTCGGTACAAGGCTTTTTCTACCTGTGGCTCCCACCTGACGGTGGTCATAGTGTTCTATGGGACTTTGCTATTTATGTATGTGCAACCGGAGTCCAGTCATTCCTTTGACAGTGATAAAGTGGCTTCCATATTTTACACCCTCGTTATCCCCATGTTGAATCCCTTGATCTATAGCTTGAGGAACAAAGGTGTAAAATGTGCACTACAAAGGGTGTGGAAAAAACTATGTAATACTTTTTCTTAA
- the LOC132241170 gene encoding olfactory receptor 8K5-like — protein sequence MSQQNLTSLTEFILMGVTKQPELQVPLFMAFLIIYTITVVGNLGMIILTQVDSRLHTPMYFFIKQLAFIDLGNSTVICPKMLVNFVMDQNVISYYACATQLAFFLMFIISEFFILSAMAYDRYSAICNPLLYNVIMSQRRCHVLVGIPYLYSIFQALLFTIKIFTLDFCGSNVINHFYCDDVPLVLLLCSNAQEIELLIILFSALNLLSSLLVVLVSYILILIAIFRMHSAEGRKKAFSTCGSHLTMVVVFYGSLLFMYTQPKSTDSFDTDKMASVFYTLVIPMLNPLIYSLRNKEVKNAFHRVFRNPCKLCI from the coding sequence ATGAGCCAACAGAATCTAACATCACTGACTGAATTCATTCTCATGGGAGTCACAAAGCAGCCTGAGCTACAGGTTCCACTTTTCATGGCCTTCCTCATCATCTACACAATCACAGTGGTaggcaacctgggcatgatcATCTTGACCCAGGTGGACTCCCGCCTACACACacctatgtatttttttatcAAACAGCTGGCTTTCATTGATCTTGGCAATTCCACTGTCATTTGTCCCAAGATGCTGGTGAATTTTGTTATGGatcaaaatgtcatttcataTTATGCATGTGCCACCCAATTGGCTTTCTTCCTTATGTTTATTATCAGTGAATTTTTCATCTTATCAGCCATGGCCTATGACCGCTATTCGGCCATCTGTAACCCTTTGCTCTACAATGTTATTATGTCCCAGAGACGCTGTCATGTGCTGGTGGGTATTCCATACCTGTACAGTATCTTTCAGGCTCTACTGTTCACTATTAAGATTTTTACATTGGACTTTTGCGGCTCTAATGTCATAAATCATTTCTACTGTGATGATGTGCCCTTGGTACTTTTGCTCTGTTCAAATGCACAAGAAATAGAATTGCTGATCATATTATTTTCAGCACTTAATTTGCTCTCTTCCCTGCTGGTAGTTTTGGTATCTTACATTCTCATTCTGATTGCCATATTTCGAATGCATTCTGCAGAGGGCAGGAAAAAAGCTTTCTCCACATGTGGTTCTCATCTGACAATGGTGGTTGTATTCTATGGGTCGCTACTATTTATGTACACACAGCCCAAATCCACTGACTCCTTTGATACTGATAAAATGGCCTCTGTGTTTTACACTTTAGTGATCCCTATGCTTAATCCCTTGATATACAGTTTAAGGAACAAAGAGGTAAAAAATGCCTTCCATAGGGTCTTTAGGAATCCATGTAAACTTTGTATTTAA
- the LOC132241933 gene encoding olfactory receptor 8K3-like: MDNHNLTMLKEFILMGITDLPGLQAPFLGLFLTVYIVSLVGNLGLIILTKIDSRLQTPMYFFLRHLAFTDLGYSTTVGPKMLANLAVNQHTISYNWCATQLTFFNMFITSEIFILSAMAYDRYVAICNPLLYPVIMSQRLCHLLVTMPYVYSVFLCLLITTKIFILSFCGCNVIRHFYCDSLPLILLLCSDTHEIKLIILSFAAFNLVSSLLVVLVSYILILVAILRMNSAEGRHKAFSTCGSHLMVIVIFYGTLFFMYVQPKSSHSFDTDKMASLFYTLVIPMLNPLIYSLRNKEVKNALKEFLGHPAKRSKPRRIRQLMRQS; this comes from the exons ATGGACAACCACAATCTAACAATGTTGAAAGAATTCATACTAATGGGTATCACGGATctcccagggctgcaggctccattTTTGGGGCTCTTCCTCACTGTTTACATAGTCTCCTTGGTGGGTAACCTGGGCTTGATTATCCTCACCAAGATAGACTCCAGGCTACAAACACCCATGTACTTTTTCCTGAGACACTTGGCTTTCACTGATCTTGGTTACTCAACAACTGTAGGACCTAAAATGCTAGCAAATTTAGCTGTCAATCAACATACAATCTCTTATAATTGGTGTGCTACCCAACTCACTTTCTTCAATATGTTTATCACcagtgaaatttttattttgtcagcAATGGCCTATGACCGCTATGTGGCCATCTGTAACCCTCTACTCTACCCAGTCATCATGTCACAAAGACTTTGTCACTTGCTGGTCACAATGCCCTATGTATACAGTGTCTTTTTGTGTTTGCTGATCAccacaaaaattttcattttatcattttgtGGCTGTAATGTCATCAGGCATTTCTACTGTGATAGTCTGCCATTGATATTGTTGCTCTGCTCAGACACACATGAAATCAAATTGATCATTCTGAGTTTTGCAGCTTTTAATCTAGTTTCATCTCTTCTGGTAGTCCTTGTGTCCTACATTCTGATCCTGGTTGCCATCCTCAGGATGAATtctgcagagggcaggcacaaggCTTTCTCTACCTGTGGATCTCACCTGATGGTCATAGTCATATTCTATGGTACCCTGTTCTTTATGTATGTGCAGCCCAAGTCCAGTCATTCATTTGATACTGACAAAATGGCCTCTTTATTTTACACTTTGGTCATACCCATGCTGAATCCCTTGATTTACAGTTTGAGGAACAAGGAGGTGAAAAATGCCCTAA AAGAGTTTCTAGGCCACCCTGCCAAGAGGTCAAAACCTAGAAGAATACGTCAGCTGATGAGGCAGAGTTGA
- the LOC132242280 gene encoding olfactory receptor 8K3-like, whose product MDQQNLTVLTEFILMGITDHPELQATFFGVFLIIYAVSMVGNMGMIIITKMDSRLQTPMYFFLRHLAFTDLGYSTAVGPKMLANIVTKQKTISYICCAAQLSFFILFIISELFILSAMAYDRYVAICNPLLYTVIMSPRVCWALVAVPYLYSAVLSLIITIKIFISSFCGHNIINHFYCDNLPLLSLICSSTRDIELIILIFSVFNLVSSLLVVLVSYVLILLAILKMQSAEGRHKAFSTCGSHLTVVVVFYATLSFMYMQPKSSHSFDSDKMASVFYTLIIPMLNPLIYSLRNKEVKGALHTSGKCRLKSL is encoded by the exons ATGGACCAACAAAACCTAACAGTGCTAACAGAATTCATTCTAATGGGAATCACAGACCACCCTGAGCTGCAGGCCACCTTCTTTGGGGTGTTCCTCATCATCTATGCAGTCTCCATGGTCGGCAACATGGGCATGATCATCATCACCAAGATGGACTCCAGGCTTCAGACACCCATGTACTTCTTTCTCAGACACCTGGCTTTCACTGATCTTGGTTATTCAACAGCTGTGGGACCAAAAATGTTGGCAAACATTGTAACTAAACAAAAGACTATTTCCTACATTTGCTGTGCAGCCCAGCTATCGTTCTTCATCTTGTTCATCATTAGTGAACTCTTCATTCTGTCAGCAATGGCCTATGACCGCTATGTGGCCATCTGTAATCCTCTGCTCTACACAGTCATCATGTCACCAAGGGTATGCTGGGCACTGGTAGCAGTCCCCTATCTCTATAGTGCTgttctctctctaataatcaccataaagatttttatttcatctttctgTGGCCATAATATCATTAATCATTTCTACTGTGACAATCTTCCTTTGTTGTCACTGATATGCTCAAGCACACGTGACATTGAGTTGATAATACTGATCTTTTCAGTGTTTAATTTGGTTTCATCTCTTCTGGTGGTCCTTGTGTCCTACGTACTGATCCTCCTGGCCATCCTCAAGATGCAGtctgcagagggcaggcacaaggCCTTCTCCACCTGTGGATCTCACCTGACAGTGGTGGTTGTATTCTATGCAACTCTATCCTTCATGTATATGCAGCCCAAGTCCAGTCATTCCTTTGACAGTGATAAAATGGCCTCTGTGTTTTACACTTTGATCatacccatgctgaaccccttgaTCTACAGCCTGAGAAACAAAGAAGTGAAAGGTGCCCTGCATA CATCAGGAAAATGCAGATTAAAATCACTATGA
- the LOC132241934 gene encoding olfactory receptor 8K3-like, with the protein MACGDQQNLTVLTEFILVGITDHPELQAIFFGVFLIIYAVSVAGNLGMIILTKMDSRLQTPMYFFLRHLAFTDLGYSTAVGPKMLANIVTKQKTIPYNWCAAQLSFFILFIISELFILSAMAYDRYVAICNPLLYTVIMSPRVCWALVAVPYLHSAFLSLITTIKIFISSFCGHNIINHFYCDSLPLLTLPCSSTRDIELIILIFSVFNLVSSLLVVLVSYILILLAILKMQSAEGRHKAFSTCGSHLTVVVILYATLFFMYVQPKSSHSFDSDKMASVFYTLIIPMLNPLIYSLRNKEVKGALHRIWKNLSKSIVFLILKFISNLCVNAKHLGRISKDLRNP; encoded by the exons ATGGCCTGCGGGGACCAACAAAACCTAACAGTGCTAACAGAATTCATTCTAGTGGGAATCACAGACCACCCTGAGCTGCAGGCCATCTTCTTTGGGGTGTTCCTCATCATCTATGCAGTCTCCGTGGCGGGCAACTTGGGAATGATCATCCTCACCAAGATGGACTCCAGGCTTCAGACACCCATGTACTTCTTTCTCAGACACCTGGCTTTCACTGACCTTGGTTATTCAACAGCTGTGGGGCCGAAAATGTTGGCAAACATTGTAACTAAACAAAAGACTATTCCCTACAATTGGTGTGCAGCCCAGCTATCATTCTTCATCTTGTTCATCATTAGTGAACTTTTCATTCTGTCAGCAATGGCCTATGACCGCTATGTGGCCATCTGTAACCCTCTGCTCTACACAGTCATCATGTCACCAAGGGTATGCTGGGCACTGGTAGCAGTCCCCTATCTCCACagtgcttttctctctctgataaccaccataaagatttttatttcatctttctgTGGCCATAATATCATCAATCATTTTTATTGTGACAGTCTTCCCTTGTTGACACTGCCATGTTCAAGCACACGTGACATTGAGTTGATAATACTGATCTTTTCAGTGTTCAATTTGGTTTCATCTCTTCTGGTGGTCCTTGTGTCCTACATACTGATCCTCCTGGCCATCCTCAAGATGCAGtctgcagagggcaggcacaaggCCTTCTCCACCTGTGGATCTCACCTGACAGTGGTGGTTATATTGTATGCGACTCTATTCTTCATGTATGTGCAGCCCAAGTCCAGTCATTCCTTTGACAGTGATAAAATGGCCTCTGTGTTTTACACTTTGATCatacccatgctgaaccccttgaTCTACAGCCTGAGAAACAAAGAAGTGAAAGGTGCCCTGCATAGGATATGGAAAAACCTGAGCAAAT CAAtagtatttttaatacttaagtTCATATCAAATTTATGTGTAAATGCAAAACATCTAG GGAGGATCTCCAAGGACCTAAGAAACCCGTAA